In the Helianthus annuus cultivar XRQ/B chromosome 11, HanXRQr2.0-SUNRISE, whole genome shotgun sequence genome, one interval contains:
- the LOC110890349 gene encoding UDP-glycosyltransferase 85A8 isoform X2 produces MGSNAELGKPHAICIPFPAQGHVNPMMKFAKLLHLKGFHISFVNTHFNHKRLLRSQGPSSLDGLPDFRFYSIPDGLPPSDADATQSIPDLFHSIPKHCVEPFCELITRLNGASDVPRVSCIVSDGAMTFTLKAAEKFGLPEVFFWTTSACGLLGYLRCRDLMQKGYTPLKDMSYVTNGYLETILDWIPGMNNIRLRDFPSFIRTTDINDILLNYLVTEAEALTRGSVVVLNTFDALEKDTVNLLTASMPRIFTVGPLNLMQQHVQDERVKQLGSSLWKEDVTCIHWLDTKDPGSVVFVNYGSITVLTKEQLIEFAWGLANSKKDFLWITRPDIVCGNEAVMPPEFLVETKGRGLIISWCPQEQLCRVGDWDGNRYKCEKREGGGSSEGDDRRGKRKVDESQGFGVEKKSRRRSHH; encoded by the exons ATGGGTTCCAATGCAGAATTGGGAAAGCCACATGCCATATGCATCCCCTTCCCAGCACAAGGCCACGTAAACCCCATGATGAAATTTGCTAAGCTCCTTCACTTGAAGGGATTCCACATCTCCTTCGTAAACACCCACTTCAACCATAAGCGCTTGCTCCGATCCCAAGGTCCCTCCTCCCTCGACGGCCTGCCAGACTTCCGTTTCTACTCCATTCCTGATGGCCTCCCACCATCTGATGCCGATGCCACCCAGTCAATCCCAGACCTCTTTCACTCCATTCCTAAGCACTGTGTCGAACCTTTCTGTGAGCTGATTACAAGGCTTAATGGTGCATCTGACGTGCCACGGGTGAGCTGTATTGTTTCTGATGGAGCTATGACGTTTACCCTCAAAGCTGCTGAGAAGTTTGGGTTGCCGGAAGTATTCTTTTGGACGACGAGTGCTTGTGGGCTTTTGGGTTACCTTCGCTGTCGTGATCTTATGCAAAAAGGGTATACTCCTCTCAAAG ATATGAGTTACGTGACAAATGGGTATTTAGAAACAATCTTAGATTGGATTCCAGGGATGAACAACATTCGATTAAGAGATTTCCCAAGCTTCATTCGAACCACAGACATTAACGACATCTTGCTTAACTATCTCGTGACCGAGGCTGAGGCTCTAACTAGAGGCTCCGTTGTGGTGCTTAACACATTCGATGCCCTAGAAAAAGACACTGTTAACCTCTTAACTGCTTCCATGCCACGAATTTTCACTGTGGGCCCACTAAACCTGATGCAACAGCATGTGCAAGATGAACGAGTCAAACAGCTTGGGTCCAGTCTTTGGAAAGAAGATGTAACTTGCATCCATTGGCTTGATACAAAAGACCCTGGCTCGGTTGTTTTCGTCAACTATGGAAGCATTACAGTGTTGACAAAGGAACAACTAATTGAGTTCGCATGGGGACTCGCTAACAGCAAGAAGGATTTCTTATGGATAACCAGGCCGGACATTGTTTGCGGCAATGAGGCGGTGATGCCACCGGAGTTCCTAGTTGAGACTAAAGGGAGAGGCTTGATCATTAGTTGGTGTCCTCAAGAACAG TTGTGTAGAGTGGGGGATTGGGATGGAAATAGATACAAATGTGAAAAGAGAGAAGGTGGAGGCTCAAGTGAGGGAGATGATAGAAGGGGAAAAAGGAAAGTTGATGAAAGCCAAGGCTTTGGAGTTGAGAAGAAAAGCAGAAGAAGGAGTCACCATTGA
- the LOC110890349 gene encoding UDP-glycosyltransferase 85A8 isoform X1: MGSNAELGKPHAICIPFPAQGHVNPMMKFAKLLHLKGFHISFVNTHFNHKRLLRSQGPSSLDGLPDFRFYSIPDGLPPSDADATQSIPDLFHSIPKHCVEPFCELITRLNGASDVPRVSCIVSDGAMTFTLKAAEKFGLPEVFFWTTSACGLLGYLRCRDLMQKGYTPLKDMSYVTNGYLETILDWIPGMNNIRLRDFPSFIRTTDINDILLNYLVTEAEALTRGSVVVLNTFDALEKDTVNLLTASMPRIFTVGPLNLMQQHVQDERVKQLGSSLWKEDVTCIHWLDTKDPGSVVFVNYGSITVLTKEQLIEFAWGLANSKKDFLWITRPDIVCGNEAVMPPEFLVETKGRGLIISWCPQEQVLKHPAIGVFLTHCGWNSTLESISSGVPLLCWPFFAEQQTNCRYSCVEWGIGMEIDTNVKREKVEAQVREMIEGEKGKLMKAKALELRRKAEEGVTIDGLSYLNFDKFITDVLSKI; this comes from the exons ATGGGTTCCAATGCAGAATTGGGAAAGCCACATGCCATATGCATCCCCTTCCCAGCACAAGGCCACGTAAACCCCATGATGAAATTTGCTAAGCTCCTTCACTTGAAGGGATTCCACATCTCCTTCGTAAACACCCACTTCAACCATAAGCGCTTGCTCCGATCCCAAGGTCCCTCCTCCCTCGACGGCCTGCCAGACTTCCGTTTCTACTCCATTCCTGATGGCCTCCCACCATCTGATGCCGATGCCACCCAGTCAATCCCAGACCTCTTTCACTCCATTCCTAAGCACTGTGTCGAACCTTTCTGTGAGCTGATTACAAGGCTTAATGGTGCATCTGACGTGCCACGGGTGAGCTGTATTGTTTCTGATGGAGCTATGACGTTTACCCTCAAAGCTGCTGAGAAGTTTGGGTTGCCGGAAGTATTCTTTTGGACGACGAGTGCTTGTGGGCTTTTGGGTTACCTTCGCTGTCGTGATCTTATGCAAAAAGGGTATACTCCTCTCAAAG ATATGAGTTACGTGACAAATGGGTATTTAGAAACAATCTTAGATTGGATTCCAGGGATGAACAACATTCGATTAAGAGATTTCCCAAGCTTCATTCGAACCACAGACATTAACGACATCTTGCTTAACTATCTCGTGACCGAGGCTGAGGCTCTAACTAGAGGCTCCGTTGTGGTGCTTAACACATTCGATGCCCTAGAAAAAGACACTGTTAACCTCTTAACTGCTTCCATGCCACGAATTTTCACTGTGGGCCCACTAAACCTGATGCAACAGCATGTGCAAGATGAACGAGTCAAACAGCTTGGGTCCAGTCTTTGGAAAGAAGATGTAACTTGCATCCATTGGCTTGATACAAAAGACCCTGGCTCGGTTGTTTTCGTCAACTATGGAAGCATTACAGTGTTGACAAAGGAACAACTAATTGAGTTCGCATGGGGACTCGCTAACAGCAAGAAGGATTTCTTATGGATAACCAGGCCGGACATTGTTTGCGGCAATGAGGCGGTGATGCCACCGGAGTTCCTAGTTGAGACTAAAGGGAGAGGCTTGATCATTAGTTGGTGTCCTCAAGAACAG GTTTTAAAGCACCCTGCAATCGGAGTATTCTTGACACACTGTGGATGGAACTCGACACTTGAGAGTATTAGCAGTGGTGTTCCGTTGCTTTGTTGGCCGTTTTTTGCTGAACAACAAACGAATTGTCGATATAGTTGTGTAGAGTGGGGGATTGGGATGGAAATAGATACAAATGTGAAAAGAGAGAAGGTGGAGGCTCAAGTGAGGGAGATGATAGAAGGGGAAAAAGGAAAGTTGATGAAAGCCAAGGCTTTGGAGTTGAGAAGAAAAGCAGAAGAAGGAGTCACCATTGATGGATTGTCTTATCTCAACTTTGACAAATTTATCACTGACGTTCTCTCAAAAATCTGA